aatctaatgtaaaacaaaataataaatgatagacttataaatacaattattctgaccactgatgttcatgagatttaatataaaataaatttaccagtggaatgagcgtttgtctattaatccaccagggggcgccactctgaattaaccatactgaacaaataccacgaagaagaggaaagtttaacgaagaagaagaagaagaagaagaagaagaaaaaagtcagtaataccaaacctgtagacgacagagggaacactactgtgatactaatattgcagtgttttctctggtaaggtttaaaagtttggcttcagcaggaagagaaaagacaaatgagacacagGTTTGGTTTTTTCTTCCtctggtggtggtctgcaccgctccttTGGTCGATAACGCTCAGtactttaatctgtcaaaataacGGACAACCTTCAAAATTTcctgtcattaaaaaaattaaataaatccaTCAATAACGGAATATTTCCGGTTCACGCGACCTCTGACTGATTTAATGTCCACAAAGTCAATCAGAAGTAGTATCGCCATAGAAACCAGGCTGTTGACGTCCACGAGTTGAACTTTTCACCTGGTGGTGGGTGGAGTACGGTGGCCCAgcggtgcaacagcccaaaaaattatccactaaaagaaaaaaagaacagcccaaaaaattatctactataagaaaaaaaagacaacagtccaaaaaactatccactataagaaaaaaagacaaccaaATTAATTAACCACTATTTTTAGACTAACTATTTTTAAgcgcactgacctccacttctggtgggttacttttgttagcattagccacatttgCTGAAGGTCTTAAaaatttcagcctatgcttttatttttttgtggtggccttaaatttaaagcaagagaccttttgggtaaacagcgcccccttaattgaaaaggtggatgatgatatttttttttgtcttatactgggtcattttttgggcttttctcttttttcttatagtgggtcattttttgggctgttctctttctttacttATAGGgaataattttttaggctgttctctttttttcttacagtggataattttttgggttgttacacctctgggccaccatagtgGCGCTTCTGTGATGTCACTGTTTTGTGAAAGTGGTGCATTAGAACCCACTTCTGTACTCTGAAGAACACAAAACACAGCTTTCAGTCTGGTGTTTGTCTTCACAGCTGGATCCTGTGAAGTCTGATCTGGAGGTTTTGAAGTCTGATATTCTTGTCAGAAGAAGTGGGTGCTGCTGGTTCACACACACTGCGTTTCTTCTTCTCATCTGACGCTGAGATACTGTTTGGTCCAGACgttgatgattcacatctgtgCTTTTCAGTAcaactgttcagtttttgtcttttgtgcaaATGTTTGCCACGTTTACGTTTAGTACATTTTGACTGGTGACGGTTGCAAGAGGAAGGTGACCAGAAAATCTTGGCGCACCCAGCACAGGGGTACATCAACTTCTTGTGGTGAGTAAAGCGGTGATAATGTAAAGCAGAAAAGAAtttgaaagtcttcccacactggccacagtcatacggtctttttccagtgtggatgcgttggtggacttTAGGTTCGCTCTTCTCGGTGGAAGCGTTTTGAAACTGGTGATGTTTATATGGTCTTTTTCCTTCGTGGATGAGTTTGTGGAGTTTAAGCGATTTCATTCTGGTGAaactcttcccacactggtcacagttatatggtttTTCTCTGGTATGGGTGCATTGGTGGACTTTAAACCCACTACTTTTGGTGAtagccttcccacactggtcgCAGCCATaaggtttttctccagtgtggatgcgttggtggatttttaaatgatttgtcaTGGTGAAattcttcccacactggtcacagtcaaaTGGTCTTtccccagtgtggatgcgttggtggatttgaAGTGTTTTCGTTGAGGTGAAAGCCATCCCGCATtggtcacattcatatggtctttctcctgtGTGCGTGCATTGGTGAACATTAAGATAATGCtttctggtgaaagtcttcccgcaCTGGTCACAAACATACGGTCTTTCTCTGGTGTGAGTGCGTCTGTGGTTTTTCAGCACACTCAAAGTGGTAAAAGCCTTCCCGCACTTGTCACagccatatggtttttctccagtgt
The sequence above is a segment of the Sphaeramia orbicularis chromosome 2, fSphaOr1.1, whole genome shotgun sequence genome. Coding sequences within it:
- the LOC115431735 gene encoding oocyte zinc finger protein XlCOF6-like, whose product is MSVLKEHQRIHTGERTYNCDQCGKTFTYPSHLKMHQRIHTGDKPYSCDQCGKTFSTAGSLKRHQRIHSGENVCECDLCGKTCSSASYLKVHKRTHTGERPYECYQCGKTFSTSGVLKAHLRTHTGERPYPCDQCGKAFTRMSGLEIHQRTHTGEKPHDCDQCGKTFATMRSLKEHQRIHTGEKPYGCDKCGKAFTTLSVLKNHRRTHTRERPYVCDQCGKTFTRKHYLNVHQCTHTGERPYECDQCGMAFTSTKTLQIHQRIHTGERPFDCDQCGKNFTMTNHLKIHQRIHTGEKPYGCDQCGKAITKSSGFKVHQCTHTREKPYNCDQCGKSFTRMKSLKLHKLIHEGKRPYKHHQFQNASTEKSEPKVHQRIHTGKRPYDCGQCGKTFKFFSALHYHRFTHHKKLMYPCAGCAKIFWSPSSCNRHQSKCTKRKRGKHLHKRQKLNSCTEKHRCESSTSGPNSISASDEKKKRSVCEPAAPTSSDKNIRLQNLQIRLHRIQL